The Hordeum vulgare subsp. vulgare chromosome 4H, MorexV3_pseudomolecules_assembly, whole genome shotgun sequence genomic interval AGAGGGGAACGGGAGAGGTTCTGGCCTGGAGCGGCTTCTGGCGGCGCGGGGTCACCGATTCCGACCTCCGGCGAGGGCACGAGGCGGCGGGGCTGCGGGGCTCATGCATGAATGTTCAGAACGACGCACATGAGGGAGCTCGAGGTGGGCTCGCTTGCTGCAGAAGGAGACGTCCCTGCGCGCTACACCGGTGCAGAGCAGCGGGCTCGCGCGGGCGGACGCGACCAGACGCGCAGGGGAAGGGGGAGCTCTTAGCGCAGCTGGTTCCCTGGAGAGAGAGGGATTAGGGAgagaagaaaggaataaaaaaagaggaaggagaagaccggGCATGGCATGGACCTGCGGCGCGGCTTCCATGGGCGTCGGatgctgctgctcctgctccaTGCTTGAGACGGCACTGCAGCTGGAGGAGCTCCTCGTACGCGGGGTTGGGGGTCGATTTCGAACCGACCGTGGCGAGCACGAAGGAGGCCGGGGGCGCTCAGACAGAGCTCGCCGGATGTGGGCGAAGGCGGGGGCTCCAGCATCGTGGATCGAGCGAGGCTCGGGCGCATGGGTGCTGCCGGGCACGGGGCATGGCTCCGATGGCTGGCTGCATCTGGGGATCCCGAGGTAGAAGACAACAGGTGGCGGCGCTGATGCGAGATGGAGGGGATTGGCTCGGTGGGGAAATTGAGAGAGGAGGAGACCAAGTggtgtgcggcggcggcggatgggacaCGGGAATTTGTCCCTAAATTTTAGGGTTGGCACGGTTGATctatataaaaaaaataaaatatatatatataaactagCTCAGGACCCTTTGATTTAATTAGACGGTCGGAAATAGGCAGGTTAGGGAGTCCAGTGAACAAATCGATGacgatttgcggtaaaacggggttgatccggacccaacggttacgACTGTGTGTTTCGGGCACCGGGAggtttcggactgggctgcgcgtagcggcggtgcactgtgcagaggcgctaggcggagatgacagagaaaaacgggcaacccggtgacagagtttaaaataccaaAACGTCCGACAATCgatcggctatagtgccgctatataataaacggcacgggtgacaaacgagctccgatcgcgatgaaatttgacggacggcctacctacactaaattaataccgcacgacaaattccaacccgatcagaggaagttttaaacgcactttaaatacAGGgtctcgacgatgccgcgggcgcgtgcgagtgcggtcgggctcagaacggacaacgacgagaaccggcaactaacaacggatgcatgttttgaaaactggcggcaacaggatgccgatgcaatgcagatgatgtgcatgatgcgatgatgatgcgacaaaagaaaatagacacccgacgaaaacggaaagagaggggaatcttctggaacgtcggcatcgggctgtcacaactctcctacactacaagaggatctcgccccgagatccaagaatgaaagggggagaggatgagaaagaacagggGGTaagaacttagtcgcttctttggcaaacgagtgaaaacaacgatccctgaaggttgcaaagcgacgaGGAATGAcatgggaaagaagcaagaattcacggaaaatttcggcagcacttcggtaggaaaatgggacaaaaaattcgaaaaggtggaagaattagacaatattcacaaccaacaagtaaatagaacaagggaacaccatgatctggtAGAACcacaagatagacccaaaagagcaacatcacaatgcctccggaacaatagaataggaactagctcatacggaagaagagaatgaagagagaatgacaactactaactcaaatgaacttgacaagcatccttgcaagaagaattggacgaagttgttggaaaaacaacaatgaaaagaacaagatagtagtgggcttatgaaaatcatctcaacatctatgaggtgacaaccaaccactacaagaaccaaggatagatgaaagcaaagatatgaaaacttcttacaccgagaggatacattgagaactgggattattgACAAGtagcatgatagcacaatccctaggaaaaactttatgtgaaatccaaaccaaaatagctcaatgaagaaatcatgggttgaaaatatctcatgatcatagaattggtggatttaattatctcattcctgagaggaaaactcttcgaggctcctacactaacaagaaggctataataccacctcaaaggatcaaggaagaacaaatgcacttgaaaatgcaagagaacggatacttgagaaaagaattgatatcatgcgcCGCTCTGGAAGaacaattgaaatctcttggaagaaggaagaacaagaataagaattatgttatgcttatccttcatcaagttaaattgatgacaagcaacagatctagcatacaacttattcttgtagaaatgaatcttggagaaacagagagaaaaaaccccacttgaagcataattgaaggcaaCACCGGTAAGAactcacaattgaatggaaaaaCCAAGAATTAAGGGAGATataagagaatgaaaagatcttgagccacctaacagaaaacttgaataaggcaccggataaccgagagacgagcgaagagacaacaattgagaagaattgagggagaaagctgaaagctgagaacgaagaatcttctaaaacgatggccttcggaggctcgagaatgaaaacaactcagaaaagcaccggatagcaagaaaatgGATTACACATGATtgaaacaattaagatgatggcaccgagctgaaatgatgaatctcgaagagaatgaaccaagatttacgaggaacactccttcgaatttgcaaggtgagaatgatgacgagaaacaacaccaagaatagctgagacactccggaataatgaagaatgaaaggttgagccaaatatgagaattaattcgaataggccttggagaaggggtatgactgatgaaattcatacttatgtcatagttgaaaagaattagagatcttcggggaaaaaaattagaagagctaggaaagatcctcggaaaaacctgtgggttatgggcccactcaaagaaatcaccgttgaaacaattgctagaacgagagatattgcaccggtataagaaaactagatgaggttagcacctcgaaataattaaaagaattgaaaacgagaaactactgaaatatctttaacactccggatagaaagagagaggaatgaataacaagataggctcataagaattcccatcataggaaagaatttaatgtttgaaaaggatatgatgaccctggataactgaattaaattcaccggtaatgatgacaagaatgaacaaagatgaacatgaagctcctgagaatcttcacaacgaatcaacggctacgaaaggaagacgagatagcggaaacacaatgaaaagaaactcctggatgaaaattgaatcactgagaaaaagggcgggagggtgggaaaaacaaagacaacatgggacagatgagataaacttcggaaagaattgagagaatgatcttgcaaaattg includes:
- the LOC123447258 gene encoding uncharacterized protein LOC123447258, with the protein product MRPSLARSTMLEPPPSPTSGELCLSAPGLLRARHGRFEIDPQPRVRGAPPAAVPSQAWSRSSSIRRPWKPRRREPAALRAPPSPARLVASARASPLLCTGVARRDVSFCSKRAHLELPHVRRSEHSCMSPAAPPPRALAGGRNR